In Trueperella pecoris, the DNA window CACAGCCGCCGGCGGCCCCGCTTCACATCGCACCTTTCCGCTCCACATATGTAGGGTGGGGGCATGGAACATGACATCGTGGTTCACGCGTGGGCTGACATCGCCTGCCCGTGGTGCTGGATCGGAAAGCAGCGCCTCCAGAAGGGGATTGAGGAATCGGGCCAGAAGGTCGCGGTTGAATACCACTCGTATCAGCTGCGCCCCGACGCGCCGACCTCTCCGACCGGCCCCTACGCCGAGTCGTTCGCGGAGGCGAAGGGATTCACGTTGGCCAAGGTCCACGAGTCGTTACAGACGACCGCGGAGCTTGCCGCCGCTGAAGGGCTGACGATGAATTGGGCCGAGGCGAGCGCGGTCAATACTTTCCTCGCCCACCAGCTGGTGTATGCGGCGAAAGCCCGTGGCACGACGCCGGAGGAGTCGGCTCTTCTTGGCGCGAAGGCGCTCGAGCGCCTTTACGTCGCCCATTTCACCGAGGCTCGCAACGTGGCCGACACCGACACCCTTGTCGAGGTTGCCGAGGAGCTGGGCATGGATCCGTCCGAGGTTTCCGACGAGCTCGAGTCGGGCGAGTATGCCGACGCCGTCCGCGCCGACATCCGCGATGCCCGAGCCCTGGGCATCCAGGGCGTTCCCTTCTACGTCGTGGGCGGGAAGTTTGGAATCTCTGGTGCCCAGCCGGTTGAGGTCTTTTCAGACACGATCAAGCGAGCCGTGGCCGAGCTGCAGGTGGCTCACGCCCAGGAGGTCCCGCTCGACTAGCGCCTCACCGACGTGAGCCCCCGGGATTTTCGACATCGCCGCGCCCGAGGAGATGGAGTTCGGTCCCACCCGAGTGAGCCCCACCCGCGTGAGCCCGGGCGTTATTACCGGCGCGAGTGCAGCGCGGTTTGTTGCACGGCGAGGGTGTCGGCGAGCTCGTTGGCCGCGTCTCCCGAATGCCCGCGCACCCATTCGATGTCGGTCCGGCCGGTGCGGGCTTCGTAAAGGTTGACCATGCGCTCGATCAGTTCCCGGTTGAGCACCGGTTTTCCATCTGCCTTCTTCCACCCACGACGCCGCCACCCCGGCGCCCATTCTGTCATCGACTTAATCACGTAGGAAGAATCAGAACGAAGCAGAAGGTTGGCCTCGGGCCCAGCGAATTCCAGCGCGGAGATCATCGCCGTGAGCTCCATGATGTTATTGGTGGTCTTCGCTGCGCCACCAGCGCCGGTCTGCCCCGAGTACTGCTCTACCCATGCCCAACCGCCCGGGCCGGGGTTGCCTGAGCAGGAGCCATCGGTGGCAATTACAAGGTCGTAGCCCTCCTTGGGGCGTCCAATCTGAGTCATTCCATCAGCATACGTGACGCGCCCCGACACCCACGATTCTCGCCCGTGCCACCCGTGCCCGCACGATGCACCACGCACGGTCCGCCGCCCATCGGCACCCGGACCTACACCCACACCCATGTCAGCGGCGCGGGCGAACGTGACAAGCGAGACGGCGTCGTGCGCGAGGTACCTGCATATGGGCAACTCGGGTAATCTTGAATTGAGCAACGTGAGGAAGGTTAGAATGCTGCAACTCGAGGACTATAGGGACGCCATTTCGCTCTCGGAGCCGTTCCCCGCGCCGGTGGACGATACGCGTAGCACTTACGATCTGCTGATGACCGCACTCGGCGGCCTCAACAACAAGCACTACACGGGCACCGGCTCGATCGCCCACCTCTCAACCGACGAGGGCCTCCTCCGTTGGCTTCAGGCCGAACTCGCCCTGCGCGAGCCTGAGCCGTTGAACCCGGTCGCCTCGCGCGCAATCAACACGCTTCTCTACCGCCAGGTCGGCGAGCATGGCCGCGTCGAGGCCAATAACCTGCGCCGTGTGCACGATCTCCTGCCCGAAAACGACTTCGGCGCGTCCGCCGAGACCGTACTCTTCCGCGGAGATATGCGTCAGCTGGTGATCGACGCCGTCGTCAACACCGCCCTTCCCGATCTCACCGGATGCCGAATCCCACTCCACGGATGCCTCGACTCCGTGCTCCACGCCCAAGCCGGCCCGTGGATGCGTAGCGACTGCGCCAAAATTATGGAGCTTCAGGGCACCGCGACCGAGGATCCCGGCAACGCCAAGATCACGCGCGGCTACCGTTTGCCGGCCAAGTACGTCATTCATACTGTCGGCCCGAACGTCAAGGACGGCAAGATCGAGGATTCGGACCGCGAAGTCCTCTACAACTGCTACTGGAGCTCGCTCGAGCTCGCCCGCCACATGGAGGACGTGCGTTCGATCGCTTTCCCCGCAATCGCCACCGGCTACAACGCGTTCCCGATCCGCGAGGCTGCACAAATCGCCCTCGACGCCGTCAACACGTGGATGGACGCCAACAGCCAGCACCTCGACTTGGTCGTCTTCTCTGTGCACTCCGAGTCCGACGCGCTCACCTACGCCGATGTACTTAACACCTGGATTGACGACTAGGTAAATTTTCACGACGCCGTTCGGCCTCGTCAGATGCAAAAGCGTGTGGGCCGGAGACCCGCACGCTTAAAGGATCGCGATTATCGGAGGACTGCGCCTCGCGCGTTTCGCCGATCTAGCTTTCGCCGACTAGGCTTCTGCCTTCGTCTTACGGCCCTTGTAGAGGAAACCGTAGGCAGTCAGGCCGAGGCCCATGACGAAGAGGCCGATCCCAGCGAGCTTTGCCACCTCGCCCACGGCCTCGAGGGTCATGCCAGCTTCGAGGCCGGCGCGCTTCACGGCGGACTTTATGTGGGCGTAGATGTAGTGGTCGGCGAAGATTCGGGCCTGGTCGCCGGTCGTTACCGTCTGCCCGGCGACGGTCGGAGCAGGCCGGCGACGGTCCGAGCTCGCTTTCAGCCCGATCACCCGCTGATCACCCGTGCGCAAGCAGCGCCGGGGCCGTTTTCGACGAATGAGAAGCGACTACGACCGCCGCCCGGTCAGCCAAGCCAATGCCCTCACATCCGGAATCGGAAGGCGTCGACACCGAGCCGGGATGCCGGAGAAAACGAAACGCTGACAACCACTTTTCGTTGGTATGTCAGCGTTTTATCTGTGCTCGAGGGGGGAGTTGAACCCCCACGCCCTTTCGGGCACACGGACCTGAACCGTGCGCGTCTGCCTATTCCGCCACTCGAGCAAGTGCATTAGCGGCGTAGAACAGCCTACACGTATATCGGCGATCGTTCCAACTCGGCGCCGAGGCTTTCTCATGCATTTGATCACCACCACCTGTGGGCCGAGTGGAGCGGACTATCGGCAGCCGCGCGGGCCAGACGGCCGGCGACCAAAACCAGCCCGTCGCCTGATGACCTCACACATATGAAACGAGTAGTCTAAGAGTAGAGATGCTATGTCTTATGGCAGCTGACCCCGAAAGGATCACGATGAGCGCATTCGACAAGATTGAACGTGGCGTTGAGAACGCATTTGAGAACGTGTTTTCGCGCGCGTTTCGCTCTGACCTCAAGCCTGTCGAGTTGGCCTCGGGCATTAAGAAGTCGATGGATGATCGGGCGGCGGCCGTGAGCCGCGAGCGCGTCGTCGTGCCGAATGAGTTTGAGGTCGTCCTGGCACAGTCGGATTTTGACAAGCTCGAGGAATGGGGTGAGGAGGCGATGCGTGATGAGCTAATCGACGTCGCCACCACGTACGCACGCGAGCAGCGCTACACGTTCCTTGGCCCTGTCAAAGTGTCTTTCTCATTTAACGAGGATCTTTCGCGGGGGAAGTTGCTGGTGCGGGGCCGGTCTAAGCGTGGCCCGGTGGCGCCCGCAACCACGTCTGATGCGACACCCGAGAATCCCATCATTGAGGTCGACGGTGAGCGTTATTTGCTCACCGGCGCGGTGACGGTGATCGGCCGGGGTTCGTCGGCGGATATTGCGGTTGACGATGCCGGCGTCTCGCGTCGCCACCTGGAGTTGCGTGTCACCCCGGGCGGCGTGATCGCCACGGATCTTGATACAACGAACGGTAGCTACGTGGAGGGCCACAAGATCACGGCGGCGACGTTGCTTGATGGCAATACAATTACGATCGGCCACACGCGCATCATGTTTTGGACTACCCCGGAGATGCTATGAGCGCTTTTGTTGTTTCTCTGTTGCGCTTGGGCTTCCTCGCCCTTTTGTGGGTATTTATCTTTGCCGTGCTCGTCACGATTAAGAACGACCTGTTCGGCACGCGGGTTTCTTCCCGCTCGGGCCTGACCCGCTCGGGCCTCTCGCGTTCGTCATCGCGCGCGGGTGACCCGCGCGTGTCGTCGGCGCAGGCGGTGTCGGCCCGCTCGGGTCGGCACAATTCGCCGCTTCCCGTGCCGTCGAGTGCGCCGGCCCGCACGCACCTCGTGGTCAGTGGCGGCTCGTTGACGGGCAGCACGATTCCGTTGGGGACGAGCTCGGTCACGGTGGGGCGTTCACCCGATTCGGCCCTCGTGCTCGACGACGGCTATACCTCCGCTCGGCATGCGCGCTTCTTCATTCAGGGCGGGGAGTGGTTCGTGGAGGACCTGAATTCTACTAATGGCACATGGGTGGGCAGCGAGCGCATTTACGAGCCCACCCGTCTGACCTATGGCACGCCGGTGACCATTGGCAAAACTACGTTGGAGTTGCGTCGGTGACCATTTCTTTCCGCTATTCCGCGGCCTCAGACGTCGGCCTGATTCGTAAGTCGAATCAGGATGCCGGCTACGCCTCGACCAACCTCCTCGTTCTCGCGGACGGCATGGGTGGCGCTGCGGGTGGCGACGTGGCTTCGTCCATCGCTGTGGCCCACCTGGCCCAGATCGACGACGTCCACCAGGCCGAGGATCTCCTCCCGCTCTTGACGGACACGCTCGAGGCGGCCCACGCCGAGCTGATTCAATGCGCACAAGACAGCCCGGCTCTCGCCGGCCTGGGCACAACGTGTATTGCGATTTTGCGCGCGTCGAACAAGCTCGGGATGGTTCACGTCGGAGATTCGCGGGCCTACTTGCTGCGCGGCGATTCGTTAACCCAGATCACGCACGATCACACGCTGGTCCAGTACCTCGTCGACACCGGTGAGCTCACGCCCGAGGAGGCGGAGAATCATCCCAAGCGCAACGTGATTATGCGCAACATTGGGGATTCGCCGGAGCCTCTTGAGATTGATAAGTCGATCCGTGAGGCGATCCCGGGCGACCGCTGGCTGCTGTGTTCGGACGGGCTCTTCGGCGTCGTGTCCAAGGAGCGAATCGCCAAGACCTTGCGGGATTTTTCGGATCTGGATGCGTGCGCCCAGCGTCTGGTCGATCTTGCCTTAGCCGCCGGCGCCCCGGATAACGTCACCGTGGTTGTGGCGGACGTCGCGTCGAACGACGCCGTTTCCCCAGCTCCCCCCGTGATCGTCGGCTCGGCCGCGATCGACGCGCAAAAGCCCACCCGTGGCTCAGATTCGGCGGCGGGTAAGATGGCCGCGCTTCGGCGTCGTGAACCGGATGCTGAGGACGTTGAGGAAAGACGCGGCCCGAGCCCTTGGGCGCGGGTGGCAGCCATCGGCGCGTTGATTGCGCTGGTGGTAGGCGGCGTTTTCGCCTCCTATGCGTGGAGCCAAACCCAGTATTTTGTTGCCGAATCGGCGGGCAAGATCGCGATCTTTAAGGGCGTTCCCCAGGATGTGGGGCCGCTGAAGCTGTCGAGCCTGTACGAGACGTCGGACGTGGAGGTCGCCGATTTGAGCGCGGTTGCGCGCGAACGAATCGGTGAACCTATCACGCGCGCTTCCTTGGCGGAGGCACGCAAGGTGGTCAGCGACTTGTCGGCCCAGAAGCGGGTCGTACCAACCGAGCCCACCACCCAACCGACGGATGGGCCGAGCGCCTTCCCGACGACGTCGACGGCCAGCCCGTCACCCGACGCGCCGGCGCTTCACAGCACTCCCATCCCCCTGCCCACTGACCCAACAACCGCCAAGGATGTCCAATGAGTGTGGTCACTCAAAGCGGCGCACGCACCGGGCGGATGCGCGAACTCGGCCTTCTGACACTCGCCCTCGGGGTGTGTCTGCTGGCGTGGATCCTCGTCTATCAGGGTGTGAGCGTGGAGAGAGCCGGCGCCTTGCCGGAGAAGTTCTGGCTCGTCGCCGGGGTTTCGGGCGGGCTGATCCTCGTTGCCCATGTGTTGATTCGTTGGCAGGCTCCGTGGGCGGACCCGATCTTTTTCCCCGCGGCCGTCCTGTTGACCGGCCTGGGCCTTGTCATGATTGAACGCATCGACTATTCGCTGGCGGCGCGCGGCAAAGGCACGGTGGTTGATGGGCAAATGATGCTCGCCGCCGTCGGCATCGTACTCATGACGGCAACCGCCCTCGCTCTGCGCAACCATCGCTCCTTGCGGCGCATCACCTACATTTCGCTGATCCTCGGCACGATACTGCTTCTGCTTCCGATGGTGCCCGGCATCGGCCGGTCGAACTATGGAGCCCGCATCTGGATTAACGTTCTCGGTTTCTCCTACCAGCCGGCCGAACTGGCAAAGATCTTCTTCGCAATTTTCTTCGCCGGCTACCTCGTCAGCCAGCGTGACAACCTCGCACTGGCCGGGAAGAAAATCCTCGGCATCCAGTTGCCGCGCGGGCGTCACTTTGGCCCACTGCTCGTGGGCTGGATGGGTTGCATGATCATCCTCGCGCTTGAGAAGGATTTCGGCACGGCGCTGCTGTTCTTTGGCCTTTTCGTGGCGATGCTGTACGTGGCGACCGAGCGCGTCTCGTGGCTCATTATCGGCGGCCTGCTGACGGCCGTGGGCGTGTACTTCCTCGTGCAGGTCATGCCCCACATTCAGGCCCGCTTTGACATCTGGCTTCATGCCCTCGACCAGGATGTTTATCAGGCCCAGTACGGGTCATGGCAGATCGTCCAAGGCTGGTTCGGCATGGCCTCCGGCGGACTGTTCGGAACGGGCCTTGGCCAGGGCTATCCGGGCAATACTTTCGCCGCCAACTCCGACCTCATCGTCGCCTCCTTCGGCGAGGAGATCGGCCTGATTGGTCTGTTGGCAATCTTCACGGTCTATCTCCTGTTTGTCTCGCGCGCGATCAAAACCGCCCTCGACCTTCGCGACGGCTTCGGCAAGCTGCTCGCTTCCGGCCTCGGCTTCGCGATCGGACTGCAGTGCTTCATCGTGGCGGGCGGAGTCACCGGCGTCATCCCACTGACCGGCCTCGCCATCCCCTTCCTGGCCCACGGCGGCTCAGCCCTCCTGACGAACTGGATCATCATCGGTCTCCTCATTCGCATGTCCGACGCCGCCCGCCGTCCCTACATCCCGGCATCCTCCCCGCTGCCTTCGCTACCCGACAGCCCCGACTCCCCAGACGAGGCCGACGACGGCGTCGCGGATCTTCCCGCCGATGAAAACGGCGAGGCACAAGAGGACCAGGTCGAGGCGGAAACCGACGCCGACCGATACCCGACGGAGGTGGTCCGGTGAATCCGCCGCTGCGCAGACTCAGCATCGTCGTCATCATCATGTTCCTCACGCTCATGGTGGCAGCGACTCTCATCCAATTCGTGCGTGCTCCCTCCCTCAACGCGGACGAACGCAACGCGCGCACCCTCTACCGCGAGTACGGTGTGGACCGCGGGCCCATCATCGTCGCCGGCGATCCCATCACCGGTTCTACACCCATCGAATCTCCCTACAATTACCTGCGCACCTACGCCCAGCCGGAGCTCTACGCCCCGATCACGGGATACTTTTCCGTGATCCACAATTCGTTGACCGGCATCGAGCGTGCGGAAAACGGGGTCCTTGGCGGGAGCGACGATCGACTCACCCCACAGCGCCTCGAAGAGCTCATCACCGGAACCGACCCCAAGGGCGGAGCCGTCTCGCTCACAATTAATCCTGCTGCCCAGAAGGCCGCCTGGGATGCGCTGGGAAAGCGGCAAGGCGCCGTCGTCGCCATCGAGCCGTCCACCGGAAAGATCCTTGCCCTCGTCTCCAAGCCGTCTTTCGATCCCAACCCGCTCGCCTCACACGATCGCGCAACCGCCACCCAAGCATGGGAGCAATACTCGGCCGATCCCGCCAAGCCGCTCCTTAACCGCGCCATCGGCGATGACCTGTACGCACCCGGATCCGTCTTCAAGATGATTACGGCGGCGGCCATGGTCGAAGGCGGGCTGAACGCCGACAGCATGGTCGAGGCCCCCTACACCTATTCCCCGCCGGGGACCTCCCACGAAATCTTCAACCCCCTCAAGCATCAGTGCGGCGACGGGTCCGGGCAGGTCCCCCTGCGCGTGGCCTTCACCGAATCGTGCAACACGGCATTCGCCATCGGTGGCATCAACGCCGGCGCCGCGAAGATGCAGGCGCTGGCCAAGGCTTTCGGCTTCGGACAAGATCTCAACATTCCGTTGCGTGTGCGTCCCTCCCAGTTCCCCGACCCCGCCGACAAGGCCGCCCTGGCGATGGACTCCTTTGGACAGCGTGACATTCTTACCTCGCCGCTCCAAATGGCCATGGTCGCCTCCGCGATCGCCAACCATGGCACGCTCATGAAGCCCTACCTCGTGGATCAGACCTTCACCGCTGACCTCGGCGTTCTATCCACGACGTCGCCCTCCGAATTCAGCAAACCCATCTCAGCCACGACGGCGGGAGAGTTGCAGAAGATGATGGTCGACGTCGTCAACAAGGGGACCGGCGCCTACGCCGCCCTCAGCTACGTTCAAGTCGCGGGCAAGACCGGCACCGCCGAGCTCGGCCCCGACATTCCGCCCCACGGATGGTTTGCTGGCTTCGACGCCACGGACAACCCGCGCGTCGCCGTCGCCGTGCTCGTCATCAACGGCGGAGACGGCGGCCAGAACGCCGGCCCCGTCGCGCGTGCCGTCATCGACGCGGTGGTTGGCCGATGACCACATTTATTTGTAACCGGATTGTGACCTCTTAAGTTGGCAGTTTTGCGCTACATTCAGGCAGTATGTTGAGAGTGCATTGTGCACAGGGAAAGGAAAGTTCGGCATGGCTGATATACCACGCATCCTAGGCGATCGTTACGAGGTCGGTGATCTCATCGGTCGCGGAGGCATGGCGCAGGTGCATCTTGGTTACGACACCCGCCTCTCTCGTACGGTTGCCATCAAGGTACTGCGCACCGATCACGCGCAAGATCCCACGTTCATCGCCCGGTTCCGCCGCGAAGCCCAGTCTGCTGCCGCGCTCAACCACCCGTCCATCGTGGCGGTATATGACACCGGTGAAGAAACCGTCCTTTCAGAGGCCGGCCGCACTCTCTCGTTGCCCTACATCGTCATGGAATACGTCAAGGGCCGCACCGTCTCCCAGCTGCTGAGCAATGGGGACGCGCTCCCGATTGACGAAGCCGTCCAGATCGTCGTCGGCGTTCTGTCCGCGCTCGAATATTCCCATCGCGAGAATATCGTCCACCGCGACATTAAGCCGGGCAACATCATGTTGACGCCCGACGGCAAGGTCAAGGTCATGGACTTCGGCATCGCGCGCGCAATCGCCGATTCCTCGGCCACCATGACCCAAACAAATTCCGTCGTCGGTACTGCCCAATACCTCTCGCCCGAGCAGGCCCGCGGCGAGGTCGTCGATGCCCGCTCGGATCTGTATTCCACCGGCTGCCTCCTCTTCGAGCTACTCACCGGGCAGCCTCCCTTCCGCGGCGACTCCGCGGTGGCCGTCGCCTACCAGCATGTCTCTCAGCAGCCCCCGACGCCGACGTCGATCGCTCCCGATATCCCCGAGGCGCTCGATCGTGTGGTGACCAAGTCTCTCGCCAAACGACGCGAGGACCGCTACCAGAGCGCAGCCGCGATGCGTTCCGACCTCCTCGCCGCCATTCACGGCGACGAAGTATCCGCGCCCGCCGTCGGCCATTGGCAGACCCAGGTGATCGCGGCACCGACACAAATCGCGCCCGCCACGCCGCCCGTCGTGCCAACACCGGGCGGAACGACCATGACCCAGACCAGCATGGTGCCCGTTAACAATGAGGCCAAGCGCAACCGTCTGTTCTTCGTCCTCGGCACGATCCTACTCATCATCGCTCTGGCGGGCATTGGCTACGCGATCATCAATGCGACGAGCAATCCCTCCACCACCGAGACCACGAAGATCCAGACCACCGTTCCCGACCTGACCGGCATGAACGAGGCCCAGGTTCGTGCCGCTCTCACCGACCACAAGCTCGTGCTCAACGTGGGCGACCCGGTCGAGGATGACAAGATTGCCCAAGGCATCTACGTCTCGTCCAACCCTCCGATTAACGCCAACGTCGACGAAGGCACGAGCGTCACCGTCCACTTCTCCTCCGGCGTCGGAAAGACTGAGGTTCCCGACGTCGCCAACGGCTCCTATACCCAGGACCAAGCCAAGAAGACCCTCGAAGGTCTCGGGCTCCGTGTGGGACGCGTCGACACCAAGGATGTTCCCGGCCTTGCCAAGGATACCGTCGCCGAAACCTCCCCCGAGGCCGGCACCCAGGTCGAACGCGGTAGCCAAGTCAACCTCGTCGTCGCCTCCGGTGACGTGGTCCTCACCGACGTCCGCGGCCTCGACGTCAAAGAGGCCGAGCGCGTCCTGAGCGAGGATCTCAAGATCCGCTCCATTTCGATCACCGAGACCGAAACCTCCGACGCCCTTCCCGGCACCGTCATCTCCATGACGCCCGGCCCTGGAAAGATTCCTTACAACGAGCGCGTCGAGATCGTCGTTGCCAAGGCTCCTACCCCGGTCCCGACGCCGACGCCGTTGCCCACCTTCCCCAGCCCGGCTAACCCCACAACGGATGAGCCGACTGTGGATAATCGAGGCAGCGGACGCTAACGGGCGTAGTTAATACAGAAAATGCGCAGTGCACTGGCACTGCGCATTTTCATGCCAGCTCACTGTCCTGGCCCGAGTCACGGCCACAGCTGACTGCCGCGGTGAGAGCCGTCCACAACCAAGCGCCGTGGCCAGCGCGGAACCGGGATGACGGCGTCGTTAACCGCTAATCGTGTTGTCAACCAGCTTGGTGTTTTCCAAAATCCACGGAAATGCGAACTCGAATAAGAGATAGATAATCCCCAGGATGAGGATGAGAGCCTCGATCACCTTCAGCCACGTGGGTCCTGGAAGCGCACGCCAAATAGCCGCATACATTTATTTTGCTCCTTCAGTAGAGGGCTTCTTCGCCGGATCGACGAGCGCTTCCGGCAACCCATCCGCTCGCTTCGTCCAGTAATCAAATTCCGCGTGGACGATCCAACGCTCGTTGGAAACAAAGGGAGGGTGACACGTCGTGATCGTAAGGAGCCGGCGCGTCGGCTCACCGACAGCCCCTCCATTCTTCATCGCGTCAAACGCCATGAATGGATCCGGAGCAATCGTCCAGATCGCGGTGGGATCCACAATCTCTTCGTCGATCATCTTGTATACAAGGAAGGTATCCTCAGTCTCGACGACGATCGGGTCGCCAACCTTGAGGTCAGGCACCCGCAACATCGGCGCACCGTAGGTCTGCCTGTGCGCGGCCGTGGAGAAGTTGCCGACCTGGCCGGGGAAGGCAGCGCCATCGTAGCGGCCGAACGATCCTTTATCGAGCACCTTCGAAAGCGACGTCCCGTTCTGGATGGTATAGGCGTAGTCATAGCCGAAGGCCGGGATACGCATAATTCCGAGGATCTCATTCTCCCCCGTGGGCCCAGTCCACTCCGGTGGCGGCCCCTCTTGCGGCTTGGCGATTCCATTGTCTTCAACCGTAATCGGGCCGCCGAACTTCTTCTGGAGCGTACTGATCGTTGCGGCCTGCTCACGGTTAGCCTCAATATCCGTCCACCACACCTGCCAAACGATGAACAATCCGATGAGCACTCCAGCGGTAATCAGTAACTCGCCAATGACGCCGAGAATCCGATTCAAAAGGGACGGCTTTTTCTGCGCGGGCATTCGTTTATGTGCTTGCGACATTCTTGACCCTTCACGTGAATAATTAACTAATGAGTAGCTTAGCCCATCACCTCCGCACACCCCAGAACAGTCGATGACACCCTCCGTATTGATTCCCGTTTTTCCCTGTGGCCGTATAGGATTTGGGGGTAAGTTCCATACATAAAGGATGAACGATGCCCGAATCGAAAAAGCGCAAGAAGGTAGTTGAGCGCC includes these proteins:
- a CDS encoding class E sortase; this translates as MSQAHKRMPAQKKPSLLNRILGVIGELLITAGVLIGLFIVWQVWWTDIEANREQAATISTLQKKFGGPITVEDNGIAKPQEGPPPEWTGPTGENEILGIMRIPAFGYDYAYTIQNGTSLSKVLDKGSFGRYDGAAFPGQVGNFSTAAHRQTYGAPMLRVPDLKVGDPIVVETEDTFLVYKMIDEEIVDPTAIWTIAPDPFMAFDAMKNGGAVGEPTRRLLTITTCHPPFVSNERWIVHAEFDYWTKRADGLPEALVDPAKKPSTEGAK